The following proteins are co-located in the Amblyraja radiata isolate CabotCenter1 chromosome 8, sAmbRad1.1.pri, whole genome shotgun sequence genome:
- the utp25 gene encoding digestive organ expansion factor homolog, translating to MGKRKSSKKSKDIVKNLTKKQKKHLRDFGEEHPFHDKVSDKIEPTRIVELSDISEQSDSASDTESVLEQATAYQHLCSTLKNVGADESESESESELEGKAEDEDGERKEEEEEVPDVDSEVDDENGQGEGDSFSAAENSNAEKTLENDVVIHDNKDTNDLEDDFTDVKNEAKFCLESNYNVDENEVSCTHSSEDPFKQHVDTELDSNDLKTITQTKNTMQSKWTSLGQLVWTSPLLKETSIKELSCENLENLHLQKPLEATWPKLNSQTHAKAKLNEQKFFTPLQQGLFSIMNAYKDLYYPERTALQNGEEVRHTYCLHMINHVLKANSHVLNNNAKKYNRKADVDDEGLSDQGLTRPKVLIVVPFRDSVLRVIQTLISLLDVKDKLEISNKKRFKDEYGSNPDDKPPNLKRPEDYEAIFAGNIDDHFRIGVAILRKSIRLYAPFYSSDIIIASPLGLRTIIKTEDDKTRDFDFLSSIEILIIDQADVYLMQNWEHVMHLLKHLNQQPHEPHGVDFSRVRMWSLNSWSKYYRQTLIFSALQNPQINSIYSKHCFNYKGQVAVRNMPQTGSICHVVVQLPHVFQRVDVSSFTGLPDARFEFFTQKILPQYREAVMSHTLIYIPIYFDYVRLRNYFNREELNYSHVCEYSKKSTINRARYHFLKGEKSFLLFTERFHFYKRYTIKGIRHLIFYELPTYPHFYSDICNMLKAENRGDEASWTCTVLYSKYDVQKLTPVVGAERAAQMIQSSKPVHLFVTGDDL from the exons GGTTTCTGATAAAATCGAGCCAACTCGTATTGTTGAACTG TCTGACATCTCGGAACAATCCGATTCAGCAAGTGATACAGAATCCGTCTTGGAACAAGCAACTGCCTACCAACACCTGTGTTCCACCTTAAAAAATGTCGGAGCTGATGAAAGTGAAAGTGAGAGTGAAAGTGAACTTGAAGGAAAGGCAGAGGATGAAGATGGtgagaggaaagaagaggaggaggaggtccCAGATGTTGACAGTGAAGTTGATGATGAAAATGGCCAAGGAGAAGGAG ATTCATTCAGTGCTGCCGAAAACAGTAATGCAGAGAAAACACTTGAAAATGATGTGGTGATACATGATAACAAAGACACCAATGACCTGGAAGATGATTTTACTGATGTGAAGAATGAAGCCAAATTCTGTCTAGAAAGTAACTACAATGTAGATGAAAACGAAGTTTCTTGCACTCACAGTTCTGAAG ATCCATTTAAACAGCATGTGGACACAGAACTAGACAGCAATGATCTGAAAACTATAACCCAGACCAAAAACACAATGCAGTCCAAG TGGACTTCTCTTGGGCAGCTGGTGTGGACAAGCCCACTATTAAAGGAGACTTCCATCAAAGAGTTATCATGTGAAAATTTGGAAAATCTCCACCTCCAGAAACCTCTCGAAGCAACATGGCCTAAATTAAATAGTCAGACCCATGCAAAAGCCAAATTAAATGAACAAAAATTCTTCACGCCATTACAACAAGGACTCTTCTCCATAATGAATGCTTACAAGGACTTGTATTATCCAGAAAGGACAGCTTTACAAAATGGAGAGGAAGTTCGCCACACCTATTGTTTACACATGATAAATCATGTGTTGAAAGCAAATTCGCATGTGCTAAACAACAACGCAAAGAAATACAACAGGAAAGCAGATGTTGATGATGAAGGTTTGAGCGATCAAGGACTTACAAGACCCAAG GTACTTATTGTGGTGCCATTCAGAGATTCTGTTTTAAGAGTGATACAAACTTTGATTAGTCTTCTTGATGTGAAAGATAAACTGGAAATAAGCAATAAAAAGAGGTTTAAGGATGAATATGGCTCTAATCCAGATGACAAACCACCAAATCTAAAACGTCCTGAAGATTATGAAGCTATCTTTGCAGGCAATATTGATGATCATTTCCGAATAG GTGTGGCTATCCTTCGAAAGAGTATAAGATTGTATGCACCATTTTATTCCAGTGATATCATCATTGCCTCTCCACTGGGCTTGCGGACAATTATCAAAACCGAAGATGACAAGACCAGGGATTTTGATTTTCTTTCCTCCATTGAAATATTAATCATTGACCAAGCTGATGTTTATCTTATGCAAAACTGGGAACATGTTATG CATCTACTGAAACATCTAAACCAACAACCTCACGAACCACACGGAGTGGATTTCTCTCGTGTGCGTATGTGGAGTTTGAACAGTTGGTCCAAGTATTACAGGCAAACTTTGATCTTCAGCGCACTTCAGAATCCACAGATTAATTCTATTTATAGTAAACACTGCTTCAATTATAAGGGACAG GTGGCTGTGAGGAATATGCCTCAAACTGGTTCAATCTGCCATGTTGTTGTGCAGTTGCCACATGTTTTCCAGCGAGTAGATGTCTCCAGCTTCACAGGATTGCCTGATGCAAG GTTTGAATTTTTCACCCAGAAGATTTTGCCTCAATACAGAGAAGCGGTCATGTCCCACACATTAATTTACATACCAATCTATTTTGATTATGTGCGACTCAGGAATTACTTTAATCGTGAAGAACTGAATTATTCTCATGTTTGTGAATACAGCAAAAAATCAACGATTAATCGAGCAAGATACCACTTCCTGAAGGGAGAgaaatctttcctccttttcaCTGAACGGTTCCATTTTTATAAACG ATATACCATCAAAGGCATCAGACATCTTATTTTCTATGAGCTTCCCACATATCCACATTTCTATAGCGACATCTGCAACATGCTGAAAGCAGAAAATAGGGGTGATGAAGCATCATGGACATGCACTGTTCTGTATTCTAAGTATGATGTTCAAAAGCTAACTCCTGTGGTAGGAGCTGAGCGGGCTGCCCAAATGATACAGTCCAGTAAACCTGTCCATTTGTTCGTAACAGGAGATGACTTGTAA